Below is a genomic region from Pseudarthrobacter sulfonivorans.
GACCCGGGGCTTCGGAGGCCCGGACAAGCCCTCCGGTCAAAAAGATCGGGGTATACACGGGCACCGTGGTCGAGGCTCCAAGGCTCTACCAGGTCACAGCCGACGGGGACTGCTCCGCGACCCTGAAGTAGTGTTCAGATGGCGCCAGGCCCGAGGCAAATGAAGCCAGCAGAGCGTCCAACCATGGTTAACGAAAGTGAGTTCGCGCAACGTCCAGACCTGGTCATGTCCGGAACGAGCAAGCGCCCGATGAACTTCCAAGCGAACTACGCCACCTAGGAGTTCCAATGGACCTTGAGTTTTACGAGCCAGCCGAGGCAGCGGCCCTCATGCGGTGCACCGAAGCCTGGCTTCGGGAAGGCGCAGCCAGCGGCCGGTTCCCGCACGCCTGCTGGGGCAAAGGAAAGATCATCTTCACCTCAGAGCACATCGCGGAAATTGCCCGTCTGCGAGAGGTCCCGGTCCACACCGGTTCAACGCAGCAGGAACGGTTGATCGGCACGAGGGCACGGCGGCGTCTCTCGCCGCTCGGCTACCAGCAACCCCGATCACAGCAGGCATGACTCCCGTGTCAGCGCACGAATCCGGTGATCGACCGCTCGGTGGCATCAGCACCGGCCTGCAGTGCTTCCGGCATCAGATGGCCATAGACCTGCTCAGTAGTCCGGGTTGAGGCATGGCCAAGGCGTCGCGAGATCGTGAACAACGAGACACCGTCCTGGATCAGCCAGGACGCATGCGTGTGCCGGAGGTCGTGGATGCGCGGGGACTTCTTCAGCCCTTGAGCTTTCGCCGCCCTCACGGCCGGAACCCAGTAATGATGCCAAAATAGCTTGTGGATGATCCGCTGCCCCTTGGGCGTCGTAAACAGAAGCTCATCAGCAGGACGGCTGGCCACGAGGGGTACCAGCAGGTCAACCAAGGCAGGGTTGATCCCGATTGTCCGCTTCCCTGCACCTGTCTTGGTAGCCCCGATGTAGTACTGCGACTGGCCGTCCCGTTTCCAGGCTTTGTTAATTCGCACCGTTGGTGGCTTGGAGAGCAAATCGACGTCGGCCACTTTCAGTGCAGTAGCTTCGCCGAATCTGGTCCCTGTCATCACCAGGAAGTTCGTGAATGTCTTGTACCGCTCCCCCATGGCATCAAGAACCATGTTGAACTCTGTGTGAGTGAGGAACATGGCTTCGTCCTCAGCCTTGTCGACACTTGGCAACTGCACGCCGCGGCACGGATTTCGAGGGATGTACCGCAACATCTCAGCAGTGTTCATCGCAGCAGACAGAAGGCCGTGAACGTTGTGGATCGTCTTCGGCGACTTTCCCTTCGCCGCCATCGACTTCACCCAGTGGCTGAGGTGCCTGTAGTCGAGTTTGTCCGCGGGGATGTGGCCAATGACGTTTCGGATGTGAAGGTCGAGCATCACCTGATATGTCTTGGTGGTCCCGCTCGAAGGTCGAACAAGCAGGTCAATATGTTCCTGGACGACCTCGGCGACCGTCGGAACCCTTGCTTGATTTGTGAGGAGGGCGGACTGGGCGATCTCAAAGGACTGGCCGTTTGCATCAAGCAGCCGTTTGAGAGTCTGCGCTTCGATTTCCGTGATCACTGTTATGCCTTGGCTGCCCCCAGTTTTGGGATCACGCCAGCACACCATGAAAGACGTCGTTCCGTCTTTTTTGAGGCGTTTGCGGATGTTTGCCACATAAAAATGCTACGCCCGTGTCGACGAAAACTGTAGATTTGTCCACATCGAACTGGTCAATCGCTGGCTGACCTGCGGTAACACTGTGCCCGAGGTGGGACTCGAACCCACACACCTTTCGATACCGCATTTTGAGTGCGGCGCGTCTGCCAATTCCGCCACTCGGGCGCGGAATACGCTGTGCAAACCGGTACGCCCACAGCTGATTGTGAGCAACGCGATCGCTTCACGTACGCGGAATTACTCTACATGCAGATAGGCTGAATTCCAGAATCGCGCCGCTGACGCCGCAATAGACCATGCAGATCAAACTACGGCCGCGGGCGCACCTAAGATGGTGATGTTCCCGCCGTACCTTTCCAAGGAGATCCCGTGACTGAACAAACGGAGTCAAAACCCACGTCCCAGCCGGCGCGCCGCGTCATTGTGGCCGAGGATGAAACCCTCATCCGACTCGACATCATCGAGATCCTGCGCGGCGAAGGCTATGACGTAGTGGGCGAAGCAGACAACGGCGAGAAGGCCGTGCAGCTCGCCGAGGAACTCAAGCCGGACCTCGTCCTGATGGACGTCAAGATGCCGATTATGGATGGAATCACCGCGGCCGAGAAGATCGTCAAGGCCCGCATCGCCCCCGTGGTCCTTTTGACGGCTTTCAGCCAGAAGGAACTTGTGGAGCGCGCCCGCGATGCCGGCGCCATGGCCTACGTGGTCAAGCCCTTCACCCCGGCGGACCTCATCCCCGCCCTGGAAATTGCGCTCTCCCGCCACGAGGAAATCAAGGCCCTCGAAAGCGAAGTGTCGGACCTGCAGGAGCAGTTCGCCACCCGCAAGCTCGTCGAGCGCGCCAAGAGCCTGCTAACCACCAAGATGGGCCTGACGGAGCCGGAGGCTTTCCGCTGGATCCAGAAGACCTCCATGGACCGCCGCCTCAGCATGCGCGAGGTCGCCGAGACCATCATCAACCAGGTCAACTAAAAGATTATGTATTGAGCCTGTCGGGATTTCGACAAGCTCAATCACCGGACGCCCGGAGACCAAAGAAAAGGACCCCTGCCAGCCGGCAGGGGTCCTTCCTTTTAGATTGCTATACCGTCGGCCAGGGACCGAGCTTTTCCCTGGGCGCACCAGCGTCGCCGCCCAGGCTGC
It encodes:
- a CDS encoding tyrosine-type recombinase/integrase, translated to MANIRKRLKKDGTTSFMVCWRDPKTGGSQGITVITEIEAQTLKRLLDANGQSFEIAQSALLTNQARVPTVAEVVQEHIDLLVRPSSGTTKTYQVMLDLHIRNVIGHIPADKLDYRHLSHWVKSMAAKGKSPKTIHNVHGLLSAAMNTAEMLRYIPRNPCRGVQLPSVDKAEDEAMFLTHTEFNMVLDAMGERYKTFTNFLVMTGTRFGEATALKVADVDLLSKPPTVRINKAWKRDGQSQYYIGATKTGAGKRTIGINPALVDLLVPLVASRPADELLFTTPKGQRIIHKLFWHHYWVPAVRAAKAQGLKKSPRIHDLRHTHASWLIQDGVSLFTISRRLGHASTRTTEQVYGHLMPEALQAGADATERSITGFVR
- a CDS encoding ANTAR domain-containing response regulator produces the protein MTEQTESKPTSQPARRVIVAEDETLIRLDIIEILRGEGYDVVGEADNGEKAVQLAEELKPDLVLMDVKMPIMDGITAAEKIVKARIAPVVLLTAFSQKELVERARDAGAMAYVVKPFTPADLIPALEIALSRHEEIKALESEVSDLQEQFATRKLVERAKSLLTTKMGLTEPEAFRWIQKTSMDRRLSMREVAETIINQVN